A section of the Callospermophilus lateralis isolate mCalLat2 chromosome 14, mCalLat2.hap1, whole genome shotgun sequence genome encodes:
- the Eif2b4 gene encoding translation initiation factor eIF2B subunit delta isoform X5, whose product MVRLGLQYSQGLVSGSNARCIALLRAFQQVIQDYTTPPNEELSRDLVNKLKPYISFLTQCRPLSASMYNAIKFLNKEITSVSSSKREEEAKSELGAAIDRYVQEKIVLAAQAISRFAYKKINNGDVILVYGCSSLVSGILQEAWSNGQRFRVVVVDSRPRLEGRHMLRSLVRAGIPASYLLIPAASYVLPEVSKVLLGAHALLANGSVMSRVGTAQLALVARAHNVPVLVCCETYKFCERVQTDAFVSNELDDPDDLQCERGEHVALANWQNHPSLRLLNLVYDVTPPELVDLVITELGMIPCSSVPVVLRVKSSDQ is encoded by the exons ATGGTGCGACTCGGCCTGCAGTACTCCCAGGGCCTGGTCAGTGGCTCCAATGCCCGGTGTATTGCCCTGCTTCGTGCCTTCCAGCAG GTGATTCAAGATTACACAACACCTCCCAATGAAGAGCTCTCAAGGGATCTTGTGAATAAACTAAAACCCTATATCAG CTTCCTGACTCAGTGCCGCCCCCTGTCCGCGAGCATGTACAATGCCATTAAGTTCCTCAACAAGGAAATCACCAGTGTGAGCAGCTCCAAGCGGGAAGAAGAG GCCAAGTCAGAACTTGGAGCAGCCATTGATCGGTATGTGCAAGAGAAGATTGTGCTTGCAGCTCAGGCAATTTCACGCTTTGCCTACAAGAAAATCAATAATGGAGATGTGATTCTGGTATATGGATG CTCATCTCTGGTATCAGGAATTCTTCAGGAAGCTTGGTCCAATGGCCAGCGGTTTCGGGTTGTAGTGGTGGACAGTCGGCCCCGGTTAGAGGGAAGGCACATGCTACGTTCTCTGGTCCGTGCTGGGATCCCTGCCTCCTACCTGCTGATTCCTGCTGCCTCCTATGTGCTCCCAGAG GTTTCTAAGGTGCTATTGGGAGCTCATGCACTCCTGGCCAATGGATCTGTGATGTCACGGGTAGGGACGGCACAGCTGGCCTTGGTGGCTCGAGCCCATAATGTTCCTGTGCTGGTCTGCTGTGAAACATACAAGTTCTGTGAGCGTGTGCAAACTGATGCCTTCGTCTCTAATGAGCTAG ATGACCCTGATGATCTGCAGTGTGAGCGCGGAGaacatgtggccctggctaactgGCAGAACCACCCATCTCTACGGCTGCTGAATTTGGTCTATGATGTGACTCCCCCAGAGCTTGTGGATCTGGTGATCACAGAGCTGGGCATGATCCCTTGCAGTTCTGTTCCTGTTGTCCTACGAGTCAAGAGCAGTGACCAATGA
- the Eif2b4 gene encoding translation initiation factor eIF2B subunit delta isoform X4, with translation MAAVAVAVLEDSGSGMKAELSPRPGAAGREMTQEEKLQLRKEKKQQKKRRKEDKGAEPETGCAVSTAQCQGTTRELPGTGIQLGGTPGEKVPAGRSKAELRAERRAKQEAERALKQARKGEQGGPPPQTCPSTAGEIPSGVKRLSEHTQVEDSTLLRRLVKKTERQQVPTRKDYGSKVSLFSHLPQYSRQNFLTQYMSIPSSVIHPAMVRLGLQYSQGLVSGSNARCIALLRAFQQVIQDYTTPPNEELSRDLVNKLKPYISFLTQCRPLSASMYNAIKFLNKEITSVSSSKREEEAKSELGAAIDRYVQEKIVLAAQAISRFAYKKINNGDVILVYGCSSLVSGILQEAWSNGQRFRVVVVDSRPRLEGRHMLRSLVRAGIPASYLLIPAASYVLPEVSKVLLGAHALLANGSVMSRVGTAQLALVARAHNVPVLVCCETYKFCERVQTDAFVSNELDDPDDLQCERGEHVALANWQNHPSLRLLNLVYDVTPPELVDLVITELGMIPCSSVPVVLRVKSSDQ, from the exons ATGGCTGCGGTGGCTGTGGCTGTTCTCGAGG ACTCGGGATCCGGAATGAAGGCGGAACTTTCGCCTAGACCTGGG GCAGCAGGGAGGGAGATGACCCAAGAAGAGAAGCTGCAGCTTCGGAAGGAAAAGAAACAACAGAAGAAGAGACGGAAGGAGGACAAGGGGGCAGAACCAGAAACTGGCTGTGCTGTATCTACAGCACAGTGTCAAG GCACAACCAGAGAACTGCCAGGAACTGGCATTCAGCTGGGGGGCACTCCCGGGGAGAAGGTTCCAGCTGGTCGGAGTAAGGCTGAACTTCGTGCTGAGCGGCGAGCTAAACAGGAGGCCGAGCGCGCCCTGAAACAGGCAAGAAAAGGGGAACAAGGAGGGCCACCTCCTCAGACCTGTCCCAGCACAGCTGGAGAAATCCCCTCAG GAGTAAAGCGTCTCTCAGAGCACACTCAGGTTGAGGACTCCACACTTCTGAGAAGGCTTGTTAAAAAAACAGAGCGGCAACAG GTTCCTACACGAAAAGATTATGGATCCAAAGTCAGTCTCTTCTCCCACCTACCCCAGTACAGCAGACAAAACTTCCTGACCCAGTATATGAG CATCCCATCCTCTGTGATCCACCCAGCCATGGTGCGACTCGGCCTGCAGTACTCCCAGGGCCTGGTCAGTGGCTCCAATGCCCGGTGTATTGCCCTGCTTCGTGCCTTCCAGCAG GTGATTCAAGATTACACAACACCTCCCAATGAAGAGCTCTCAAGGGATCTTGTGAATAAACTAAAACCCTATATCAG CTTCCTGACTCAGTGCCGCCCCCTGTCCGCGAGCATGTACAATGCCATTAAGTTCCTCAACAAGGAAATCACCAGTGTGAGCAGCTCCAAGCGGGAAGAAGAG GCCAAGTCAGAACTTGGAGCAGCCATTGATCGGTATGTGCAAGAGAAGATTGTGCTTGCAGCTCAGGCAATTTCACGCTTTGCCTACAAGAAAATCAATAATGGAGATGTGATTCTGGTATATGGATG CTCATCTCTGGTATCAGGAATTCTTCAGGAAGCTTGGTCCAATGGCCAGCGGTTTCGGGTTGTAGTGGTGGACAGTCGGCCCCGGTTAGAGGGAAGGCACATGCTACGTTCTCTGGTCCGTGCTGGGATCCCTGCCTCCTACCTGCTGATTCCTGCTGCCTCCTATGTGCTCCCAGAG GTTTCTAAGGTGCTATTGGGAGCTCATGCACTCCTGGCCAATGGATCTGTGATGTCACGGGTAGGGACGGCACAGCTGGCCTTGGTGGCTCGAGCCCATAATGTTCCTGTGCTGGTCTGCTGTGAAACATACAAGTTCTGTGAGCGTGTGCAAACTGATGCCTTCGTCTCTAATGAGCTAG ATGACCCTGATGATCTGCAGTGTGAGCGCGGAGaacatgtggccctggctaactgGCAGAACCACCCATCTCTACGGCTGCTGAATTTGGTCTATGATGTGACTCCCCCAGAGCTTGTGGATCTGGTGATCACAGAGCTGGGCATGATCCCTTGCAGTTCTGTTCCTGTTGTCCTACGAGTCAAGAGCAGTGACCAATGA
- the Snx17 gene encoding sorting nexin-17 isoform X1 produces the protein MHFSIPETESRSGDSGGSAYVAYNIHVNGVLHCRVRYSQLLGLHEQLRKEYGANVLPAFPPKKLFSLTPAEVEQRREQLEKYMQAVRQDPLLGSSETFNSFLRRAQQETQQVPTEEVSLEVLLSNGQKVLVNVLTSDQTEDVLEAVAAKLDLPDDLIGYFSLFLVREREDGAFSFVRKLQEFELPYVSVTSLRSQEYKIVLRKSYWDSAYDDDVMENRVGLNLLYAQTVSDIERGWILVTKEQHRQLKSLQEKVSKKEFLRLAQTLRHYGYLRFDACVADFPEKDCPVVVSAGNSELSLQLRLPGQQLREGSFRVTRMRCWRVTSSVPLPSGGTSSPGRGRGEVRLELAFEYLMSKDRLQWVTITSPQAIMMSICLQSMVDELMVKKSGGSIRKMLRRRVGGTLRRSDSQQAVKSPPLLESPDASRESMVKLSSKLSAVSLRGIGSPSTDASAGDVHGNFAFEGIGDEDL, from the exons ATGCACTTTTCCATTCCTGAAACCGAGTCCCGCAGCGGGGACAGCGGCGGCTCCGCCTACGTG GCCTATAACATTCACGTGAACGGAGTCCTGCACTGTCGGGTGCGCTACAGCCAGCTCCTGGGGCTGCACGAGCAG CTCCGGAAGGAGTATGGGGCCAATGTACTTCCTGCATTCCCCCCAAAGAAGCTTTTCTCTCTGACACCTGCagaggtagaacagaggagagagcagTTAGAGAAGTACATGCAAGCTG TTCGACAAGACCCACTGCTTGGAAGCAGTGAGACCTTTAATAGTTTCCTGCGTCGTGCACAACAG GAGACACAGCAGGTCcccacagaggaggtctccttggaAGTGctgctcagcaatgggcagaaagttcTGGTCAACGTGCTAACTTCAGATCAGACCGAGGATGTTTTGGAG GCTGTAGCTGCAAAGCTGGATCTTCCAGATGACTTGATTGGATACTTTAGTCTCTTCCTTGTTCGAGAAAGAGAGGATGGAGCCTTTTCTT tTGTACGGAAGTTGCAAGAATTTGAGCTGCCTTATGTGTCTGTTACCAGTCTTCGGAGTCAAGAGTATAAGATTGTGCTAAGGAAGAG TTATTGGGACTCTGCCTATGATGACGATGTCATGGAGAACCGAGTTGGCCTGAACCTGCTTTATGCTCAG ACGGTGTCAGATATTGAGCGTGGGTGGATCCTAGTCACCAAAGAGCAGCATCGGCAGCTCAAATCTCTGCAAGAGAAGGTCTCCAAGAAGGAG TTCCTCCGGTTGGCTCAAACCCTGCGGCACTATGGCTACCTGCGCTTCGATGCCTGTGTGGCGGACTTCCCGGAGAAGGATTGTCCAGTGGTGGTGAGTGCAGGCAACAGTGAGCTCAGCCTCCAGCTCCGCCTTCCTGGCCAACAACTTCGCGAAGGCTCCTTCCGGGTCACCCGCATGCGATGCTGGCGGGTCACTTCCTCT GTGCCACTGCCTAGTGGAGGTACAAGCAGCCCAGGCCGGGGCCGGGGTGAGGTGCGCCTGGAACTGGCTTTTGAATACCTCATGAGCAAGGACCGGCTACAGTGGGTTACCATCACTAGCCCCCAG GCTATTATGATGAGCATCTGCCTCCAATCAATGGTAGATGAATTGATGGTGAAGAAATCTGGGGGCAGTATCAGGAAG ATGCTGCGCCGGCGGGTAGGGGGCACCCTGAGACGCTCAGATAGCCAGCAAGCAGTGAAATCCCCACCATTGCTC GAGTCACCTGATGCCAGCCGGGAGTCCATGGTCAAACTCTCA AGTAAGCTGAGTGCTGTGAGCTTGCGGGGGATTGGCAGTCCCAGCACAGATGCCAGTGCCGGTGACGTCCACGGCAATTTCGCCTTCGAGGGCATTGGAGATGAGGATCTGTAA
- the Eif2b4 gene encoding translation initiation factor eIF2B subunit delta isoform X2 — protein MAAVAVAVLEDSGSGMKAELSPRPGAAGREMTQEEKLQLRKEKKQQKKRRKEDKGAEPETGCAVSTAQCQVGTTRELPGTGIQLGGTPGEKVPAGRSKAELRAERRAKQEAERALKQARKGEQGGPPPQTCPSTAGEIPSGVKRLSEHTQVEDSTLLRRLVKKTERQQVPTRKDYGSKVSLFSHLPQYSRQNFLTQYMSIPSSVIHPAMVRLGLQYSQGLVSGSNARCIALLRAFQQVIQDYTTPPNEELSRDLVNKLKPYISFLTQCRPLSASMYNAIKFLNKEITSVSSSKREEEAKSELGAAIDRYVQEKIVLAAQAISRFAYKKINNGDVILVYGCSSLVSGILQEAWSNGQRFRVVVVDSRPRLEGRHMLRSLVRAGIPASYLLIPAASYVLPEVSKVLLGAHALLANGSVMSRVGTAQLALVARAHNVPVLVCCETYKFCERVQTDAFVSNELDDPDDLQCERGEHVALANWQNHPSLRLLNLVYDVTPPELVDLVITELGMIPCSSVPVVLRVKSSDQ, from the exons ATGGCTGCGGTGGCTGTGGCTGTTCTCGAGG ACTCGGGATCCGGAATGAAGGCGGAACTTTCGCCTAGACCTGGG GCAGCAGGGAGGGAGATGACCCAAGAAGAGAAGCTGCAGCTTCGGAAGGAAAAGAAACAACAGAAGAAGAGACGGAAGGAGGACAAGGGGGCAGAACCAGAAACTGGCTGTGCTGTATCTACAGCACAGTGTCAAG TAGGCACAACCAGAGAACTGCCAGGAACTGGCATTCAGCTGGGGGGCACTCCCGGGGAGAAGGTTCCAGCTGGTCGGAGTAAGGCTGAACTTCGTGCTGAGCGGCGAGCTAAACAGGAGGCCGAGCGCGCCCTGAAACAGGCAAGAAAAGGGGAACAAGGAGGGCCACCTCCTCAGACCTGTCCCAGCACAGCTGGAGAAATCCCCTCAG GAGTAAAGCGTCTCTCAGAGCACACTCAGGTTGAGGACTCCACACTTCTGAGAAGGCTTGTTAAAAAAACAGAGCGGCAACAG GTTCCTACACGAAAAGATTATGGATCCAAAGTCAGTCTCTTCTCCCACCTACCCCAGTACAGCAGACAAAACTTCCTGACCCAGTATATGAG CATCCCATCCTCTGTGATCCACCCAGCCATGGTGCGACTCGGCCTGCAGTACTCCCAGGGCCTGGTCAGTGGCTCCAATGCCCGGTGTATTGCCCTGCTTCGTGCCTTCCAGCAG GTGATTCAAGATTACACAACACCTCCCAATGAAGAGCTCTCAAGGGATCTTGTGAATAAACTAAAACCCTATATCAG CTTCCTGACTCAGTGCCGCCCCCTGTCCGCGAGCATGTACAATGCCATTAAGTTCCTCAACAAGGAAATCACCAGTGTGAGCAGCTCCAAGCGGGAAGAAGAG GCCAAGTCAGAACTTGGAGCAGCCATTGATCGGTATGTGCAAGAGAAGATTGTGCTTGCAGCTCAGGCAATTTCACGCTTTGCCTACAAGAAAATCAATAATGGAGATGTGATTCTGGTATATGGATG CTCATCTCTGGTATCAGGAATTCTTCAGGAAGCTTGGTCCAATGGCCAGCGGTTTCGGGTTGTAGTGGTGGACAGTCGGCCCCGGTTAGAGGGAAGGCACATGCTACGTTCTCTGGTCCGTGCTGGGATCCCTGCCTCCTACCTGCTGATTCCTGCTGCCTCCTATGTGCTCCCAGAG GTTTCTAAGGTGCTATTGGGAGCTCATGCACTCCTGGCCAATGGATCTGTGATGTCACGGGTAGGGACGGCACAGCTGGCCTTGGTGGCTCGAGCCCATAATGTTCCTGTGCTGGTCTGCTGTGAAACATACAAGTTCTGTGAGCGTGTGCAAACTGATGCCTTCGTCTCTAATGAGCTAG ATGACCCTGATGATCTGCAGTGTGAGCGCGGAGaacatgtggccctggctaactgGCAGAACCACCCATCTCTACGGCTGCTGAATTTGGTCTATGATGTGACTCCCCCAGAGCTTGTGGATCTGGTGATCACAGAGCTGGGCATGATCCCTTGCAGTTCTGTTCCTGTTGTCCTACGAGTCAAGAGCAGTGACCAATGA
- the Eif2b4 gene encoding translation initiation factor eIF2B subunit delta isoform X3 — protein MKAELSPRPGAAGREMTQEEKLQLRKEKKQQKKRRKEDKGAEPETGCAVSTAQCQVGTTRELPGTGIQLGGTPGEKVPAGRSKAELRAERRAKQEAERALKQARKGEQGGPPPQTCPSTAGEIPSGVKRLSEHTQVEDSTLLRRLVKKTERQQVPTRKDYGSKVSLFSHLPQYSRQNFLTQYMSIPSSVIHPAMVRLGLQYSQGLVSGSNARCIALLRAFQQVIQDYTTPPNEELSRDLVNKLKPYISFLTQCRPLSASMYNAIKFLNKEITSVSSSKREEEAKSELGAAIDRYVQEKIVLAAQAISRFAYKKINNGDVILVYGCSSLVSGILQEAWSNGQRFRVVVVDSRPRLEGRHMLRSLVRAGIPASYLLIPAASYVLPEVSKVLLGAHALLANGSVMSRVGTAQLALVARAHNVPVLVCCETYKFCERVQTDAFVSNELDDPDDLQCERGEHVALANWQNHPSLRLLNLVYDVTPPELVDLVITELGMIPCSSVPVVLRVKSSDQ, from the exons ATGAAGGCGGAACTTTCGCCTAGACCTGGG GCAGCAGGGAGGGAGATGACCCAAGAAGAGAAGCTGCAGCTTCGGAAGGAAAAGAAACAACAGAAGAAGAGACGGAAGGAGGACAAGGGGGCAGAACCAGAAACTGGCTGTGCTGTATCTACAGCACAGTGTCAAG TAGGCACAACCAGAGAACTGCCAGGAACTGGCATTCAGCTGGGGGGCACTCCCGGGGAGAAGGTTCCAGCTGGTCGGAGTAAGGCTGAACTTCGTGCTGAGCGGCGAGCTAAACAGGAGGCCGAGCGCGCCCTGAAACAGGCAAGAAAAGGGGAACAAGGAGGGCCACCTCCTCAGACCTGTCCCAGCACAGCTGGAGAAATCCCCTCAG GAGTAAAGCGTCTCTCAGAGCACACTCAGGTTGAGGACTCCACACTTCTGAGAAGGCTTGTTAAAAAAACAGAGCGGCAACAG GTTCCTACACGAAAAGATTATGGATCCAAAGTCAGTCTCTTCTCCCACCTACCCCAGTACAGCAGACAAAACTTCCTGACCCAGTATATGAG CATCCCATCCTCTGTGATCCACCCAGCCATGGTGCGACTCGGCCTGCAGTACTCCCAGGGCCTGGTCAGTGGCTCCAATGCCCGGTGTATTGCCCTGCTTCGTGCCTTCCAGCAG GTGATTCAAGATTACACAACACCTCCCAATGAAGAGCTCTCAAGGGATCTTGTGAATAAACTAAAACCCTATATCAG CTTCCTGACTCAGTGCCGCCCCCTGTCCGCGAGCATGTACAATGCCATTAAGTTCCTCAACAAGGAAATCACCAGTGTGAGCAGCTCCAAGCGGGAAGAAGAG GCCAAGTCAGAACTTGGAGCAGCCATTGATCGGTATGTGCAAGAGAAGATTGTGCTTGCAGCTCAGGCAATTTCACGCTTTGCCTACAAGAAAATCAATAATGGAGATGTGATTCTGGTATATGGATG CTCATCTCTGGTATCAGGAATTCTTCAGGAAGCTTGGTCCAATGGCCAGCGGTTTCGGGTTGTAGTGGTGGACAGTCGGCCCCGGTTAGAGGGAAGGCACATGCTACGTTCTCTGGTCCGTGCTGGGATCCCTGCCTCCTACCTGCTGATTCCTGCTGCCTCCTATGTGCTCCCAGAG GTTTCTAAGGTGCTATTGGGAGCTCATGCACTCCTGGCCAATGGATCTGTGATGTCACGGGTAGGGACGGCACAGCTGGCCTTGGTGGCTCGAGCCCATAATGTTCCTGTGCTGGTCTGCTGTGAAACATACAAGTTCTGTGAGCGTGTGCAAACTGATGCCTTCGTCTCTAATGAGCTAG ATGACCCTGATGATCTGCAGTGTGAGCGCGGAGaacatgtggccctggctaactgGCAGAACCACCCATCTCTACGGCTGCTGAATTTGGTCTATGATGTGACTCCCCCAGAGCTTGTGGATCTGGTGATCACAGAGCTGGGCATGATCCCTTGCAGTTCTGTTCCTGTTGTCCTACGAGTCAAGAGCAGTGACCAATGA
- the Eif2b4 gene encoding translation initiation factor eIF2B subunit delta isoform X1: MPTQQPAAPSASPSKPSRSLSGSLCDLFSNSDSGSGMKAELSPRPGAAGREMTQEEKLQLRKEKKQQKKRRKEDKGAEPETGCAVSTAQCQGTTRELPGTGIQLGGTPGEKVPAGRSKAELRAERRAKQEAERALKQARKGEQGGPPPQTCPSTAGEIPSGVKRLSEHTQVEDSTLLRRLVKKTERQQVPTRKDYGSKVSLFSHLPQYSRQNFLTQYMSIPSSVIHPAMVRLGLQYSQGLVSGSNARCIALLRAFQQVIQDYTTPPNEELSRDLVNKLKPYISFLTQCRPLSASMYNAIKFLNKEITSVSSSKREEEAKSELGAAIDRYVQEKIVLAAQAISRFAYKKINNGDVILVYGCSSLVSGILQEAWSNGQRFRVVVVDSRPRLEGRHMLRSLVRAGIPASYLLIPAASYVLPEVSKVLLGAHALLANGSVMSRVGTAQLALVARAHNVPVLVCCETYKFCERVQTDAFVSNELDDPDDLQCERGEHVALANWQNHPSLRLLNLVYDVTPPELVDLVITELGMIPCSSVPVVLRVKSSDQ; encoded by the exons ATGCCAACCCAGCAGCCAGCTGCGCCGAGTGCGAGTCCCTCCAAACCCTCTCGGAGCCTCTCTGGCTCACTTTGTGACCTCTTTTCTAATTCAGACTCGGGATCCGGAATGAAGGCGGAACTTTCGCCTAGACCTGGG GCAGCAGGGAGGGAGATGACCCAAGAAGAGAAGCTGCAGCTTCGGAAGGAAAAGAAACAACAGAAGAAGAGACGGAAGGAGGACAAGGGGGCAGAACCAGAAACTGGCTGTGCTGTATCTACAGCACAGTGTCAAG GCACAACCAGAGAACTGCCAGGAACTGGCATTCAGCTGGGGGGCACTCCCGGGGAGAAGGTTCCAGCTGGTCGGAGTAAGGCTGAACTTCGTGCTGAGCGGCGAGCTAAACAGGAGGCCGAGCGCGCCCTGAAACAGGCAAGAAAAGGGGAACAAGGAGGGCCACCTCCTCAGACCTGTCCCAGCACAGCTGGAGAAATCCCCTCAG GAGTAAAGCGTCTCTCAGAGCACACTCAGGTTGAGGACTCCACACTTCTGAGAAGGCTTGTTAAAAAAACAGAGCGGCAACAG GTTCCTACACGAAAAGATTATGGATCCAAAGTCAGTCTCTTCTCCCACCTACCCCAGTACAGCAGACAAAACTTCCTGACCCAGTATATGAG CATCCCATCCTCTGTGATCCACCCAGCCATGGTGCGACTCGGCCTGCAGTACTCCCAGGGCCTGGTCAGTGGCTCCAATGCCCGGTGTATTGCCCTGCTTCGTGCCTTCCAGCAG GTGATTCAAGATTACACAACACCTCCCAATGAAGAGCTCTCAAGGGATCTTGTGAATAAACTAAAACCCTATATCAG CTTCCTGACTCAGTGCCGCCCCCTGTCCGCGAGCATGTACAATGCCATTAAGTTCCTCAACAAGGAAATCACCAGTGTGAGCAGCTCCAAGCGGGAAGAAGAG GCCAAGTCAGAACTTGGAGCAGCCATTGATCGGTATGTGCAAGAGAAGATTGTGCTTGCAGCTCAGGCAATTTCACGCTTTGCCTACAAGAAAATCAATAATGGAGATGTGATTCTGGTATATGGATG CTCATCTCTGGTATCAGGAATTCTTCAGGAAGCTTGGTCCAATGGCCAGCGGTTTCGGGTTGTAGTGGTGGACAGTCGGCCCCGGTTAGAGGGAAGGCACATGCTACGTTCTCTGGTCCGTGCTGGGATCCCTGCCTCCTACCTGCTGATTCCTGCTGCCTCCTATGTGCTCCCAGAG GTTTCTAAGGTGCTATTGGGAGCTCATGCACTCCTGGCCAATGGATCTGTGATGTCACGGGTAGGGACGGCACAGCTGGCCTTGGTGGCTCGAGCCCATAATGTTCCTGTGCTGGTCTGCTGTGAAACATACAAGTTCTGTGAGCGTGTGCAAACTGATGCCTTCGTCTCTAATGAGCTAG ATGACCCTGATGATCTGCAGTGTGAGCGCGGAGaacatgtggccctggctaactgGCAGAACCACCCATCTCTACGGCTGCTGAATTTGGTCTATGATGTGACTCCCCCAGAGCTTGTGGATCTGGTGATCACAGAGCTGGGCATGATCCCTTGCAGTTCTGTTCCTGTTGTCCTACGAGTCAAGAGCAGTGACCAATGA
- the Snx17 gene encoding sorting nexin-17 isoform X2, translating to MHFSIPETESRSGDSGGSAYVAYNIHVNGVLHCRVRYSQLLGLHEQLRKEYGANVLPAFPPKKLFSLTPAEVEQRREQLEKYMQAVRQDPLLGSSETFNSFLRRAQQETQQVPTEEVSLEVLLSNGQKVLVNVLTSDQTEDVLEAVAAKLDLPDDLIGYFSLFLVREREDGAFSFVRKLQEFELPYVSVTSLRSQEYKIVLRKSYWDSAYDDDVMENRVGLNLLYAQTVSDIERGWILVTKEQHRQLKSLQEKVSKKEFLRLAQTLRHYGYLRFDACVADFPEKDCPVVVSAGNSELSLQLRLPGQQLREGSFRVTRMRCWRVTSSVPLPSGGTSSPGRGRGEVRLELAFEYLMSKDRLQWVTITSPQMLRRRVGGTLRRSDSQQAVKSPPLLESPDASRESMVKLSSKLSAVSLRGIGSPSTDASAGDVHGNFAFEGIGDEDL from the exons ATGCACTTTTCCATTCCTGAAACCGAGTCCCGCAGCGGGGACAGCGGCGGCTCCGCCTACGTG GCCTATAACATTCACGTGAACGGAGTCCTGCACTGTCGGGTGCGCTACAGCCAGCTCCTGGGGCTGCACGAGCAG CTCCGGAAGGAGTATGGGGCCAATGTACTTCCTGCATTCCCCCCAAAGAAGCTTTTCTCTCTGACACCTGCagaggtagaacagaggagagagcagTTAGAGAAGTACATGCAAGCTG TTCGACAAGACCCACTGCTTGGAAGCAGTGAGACCTTTAATAGTTTCCTGCGTCGTGCACAACAG GAGACACAGCAGGTCcccacagaggaggtctccttggaAGTGctgctcagcaatgggcagaaagttcTGGTCAACGTGCTAACTTCAGATCAGACCGAGGATGTTTTGGAG GCTGTAGCTGCAAAGCTGGATCTTCCAGATGACTTGATTGGATACTTTAGTCTCTTCCTTGTTCGAGAAAGAGAGGATGGAGCCTTTTCTT tTGTACGGAAGTTGCAAGAATTTGAGCTGCCTTATGTGTCTGTTACCAGTCTTCGGAGTCAAGAGTATAAGATTGTGCTAAGGAAGAG TTATTGGGACTCTGCCTATGATGACGATGTCATGGAGAACCGAGTTGGCCTGAACCTGCTTTATGCTCAG ACGGTGTCAGATATTGAGCGTGGGTGGATCCTAGTCACCAAAGAGCAGCATCGGCAGCTCAAATCTCTGCAAGAGAAGGTCTCCAAGAAGGAG TTCCTCCGGTTGGCTCAAACCCTGCGGCACTATGGCTACCTGCGCTTCGATGCCTGTGTGGCGGACTTCCCGGAGAAGGATTGTCCAGTGGTGGTGAGTGCAGGCAACAGTGAGCTCAGCCTCCAGCTCCGCCTTCCTGGCCAACAACTTCGCGAAGGCTCCTTCCGGGTCACCCGCATGCGATGCTGGCGGGTCACTTCCTCT GTGCCACTGCCTAGTGGAGGTACAAGCAGCCCAGGCCGGGGCCGGGGTGAGGTGCGCCTGGAACTGGCTTTTGAATACCTCATGAGCAAGGACCGGCTACAGTGGGTTACCATCACTAGCCCCCAG ATGCTGCGCCGGCGGGTAGGGGGCACCCTGAGACGCTCAGATAGCCAGCAAGCAGTGAAATCCCCACCATTGCTC GAGTCACCTGATGCCAGCCGGGAGTCCATGGTCAAACTCTCA AGTAAGCTGAGTGCTGTGAGCTTGCGGGGGATTGGCAGTCCCAGCACAGATGCCAGTGCCGGTGACGTCCACGGCAATTTCGCCTTCGAGGGCATTGGAGATGAGGATCTGTAA